In Oryza sativa Japonica Group chromosome 2, ASM3414082v1, the following are encoded in one genomic region:
- the LOC107280012 gene encoding putative cyclin-F1-4 encodes MGDLILDPYMEDAILDHSCLAELLADQTALPLFHPYSGGATPQMVDTDTFLRAIGALPPLAPPPAAPLAPAPPDSPRTPHTYGSLLPVYGDLPPLSGAVLQEPLPLPEGSDHPVSPKKTIEVASLLQERADQPVVTSNSATTTRPQLCAPYDDDIEATLRAMETNPVERPSPYFLETTQGGRMTALVRASMIAFMDEFSRLHELADGTLQRAAYFLDRYSSASSQQRPCSWRPSTRTSTP; translated from the coding sequence ATGGGGGATTTGATCTTGGATCCCTACATGGAGGACGCGATCTTGGATCATTCCTGCCTCGCCGAACTTCTTGCTGATCAAACAGCTCTCCCATTGTTCCATCCTTACTCCGGCGGCGCCACTCCGCAGATGGTGGATACCGACACCTTCCTCCGCGCCATCGGCGCACTGCCTCCGCTTGCACCGCCACCGGCAGCTCCGCTCGCACCGGCGCCACCGGACTCGCCCCGTACCCCTCACACCtacggcagcctcctccctgtCTACGGTGATCTTCCACcgctctctggcgccgtcctccagGAGCCCTTGCCGCTGCCAGAAGGCAGCGATCACCCGGTGTCACCCAAGAAGACGATCGAGGTCGCATCGCTGCTGCAAGAGCGCGCCGATCAGCCGGTGGTCACCAGCAACTCAGCGACGACGACACGTCCGCAGCTGTGCGCGCCCTACGACGACGACATCGAGGCCACCCTCCGTGCCATGGAGACGAACCCCGTGGAGCGGCCCTCCCCGTACTTCTTGGAGACGACACAAGGTGGGCGGATGACCGCACTGGTGCGCGCCTCGATGATCGCCTTCATGGACGAGTTCAGCCGGTTGCACGAGCTCGCCGACGGCACGCTCCAGCGCGCCGCCTACTTCCTGGACCGCTACAGCTCCGCCTCGTCGCAGCAACGACCGTGTTCCTGGCGGCCAAGTACGAGGACCAGTACACCCTGA
- the LOC107276417 gene encoding putative cyclin-F1-4, producing MVAARCGYTSETRHKMVSCMETEILAALDYNLGGPTAYTFVEHFTRYYGKGKEEKLMREAAHWFADGSLLTYGFHRYLPSMVAASAIFLARLHVRGHEPWRKDLAELTGFWYSDVSTYGPTADTFVEHFTRYKCTTAGERKSYGCMQRLERDVADQSLMNYVRLPGATIPAVHGGGGRRASISVARCSLNRHDALVWSTELQELTGYSFEDLVSCIFAM from the exons ATGGTCGCCGCTCGCTGCGGCTACACCAGCGAGACCAGGCACAAGATGGTGTCGTGCATGGAGACCGAGATCCTCGCCGCGCTCGACTACAACCTCGGCGGCCCGACGGCGTACACGTTCGTGGAGCACTTCACAAGGTACTACGGCAAGGGGAAAGAAGAGAAGCTGATGAGGGAGGCGGCGCATTGGTTCGCCGACGGGTCGTTGCTGACGTACGGGTTCCACCGCTACCTGCCGTCCATGGTGGCGGCGTCAGCGATCTTCCTGGCGAGGCTGCACGTGCGGGGGCATGAGCCATGGAGAAAGGATCTCGCGGAGCTCACGGG CTTTTGGTACTCTGATGTCTCTACATATGGCCCAACCGCGGACACGTTCGTGGAGCACTTCACCCGGTACAAGTGTACAACAGCCGGGGAGAGGAAAAGCTACGGGTGCATGCAGCGGCTGGAGCGCGACGTTGCCGACCAGTCGCTAATGAACTACGTACGGCTGCCCGGGGCTACTATACCTGCCGtccatggaggcggcggccggcgggcgtCGATCTCCGTCGCGAGGTGTTCGCTGAACCGGCACGACGCGCTGGTCTGGAGCACGGAGTTGCAGGAGCTGACGGGGTACAGCTTCGAGGACCTCGTCAGCTGCATCTTCGCCATGTAG
- the LOC107277627 gene encoding putative cyclin-F1-3 translates to MGDLILDPYMEDAIMDHPCLAELLADQTSLPMFHPFSGGGTPQMVDTDTFLRAIGALPPLAPPPAAPLAPAPPPDSPRTPHTYGSFLPIYGDLPPLSVTVVQETLPLPEGGDHPVPPKKTIDVAPLLPEHADQPVVTNNSATTRPQLCAPYDDDIEATLRAMETNPAERPSPYFLETTQGGRMTALVRASMIAFMDEFSRFYELADGTLQRAAYFLDRYLSVTPESDDVLQLRLVGATAVFLAAKYEDQYTLRKIDASMVAARCGYTSETRHKMVSCMETEILAALDYNLSGPTASTFVQHFTRYYGDGKEEELLKEAAHRFTDGSLLTYGFHRYLPSVVAASAIFLARLHVLGHEPWSRDLAELTGYEAIDLMGCVCDMYSQIACPRFAPFQEYFFQDP, encoded by the coding sequence ATGGGGGATTTGATCTTGGATCCCTACATGGAGGACGCGATCATGGATCATCCCTGCCTCGCCGAACTTCTTGCTGATCAAACATCGCTCCCAATGTTCCATCctttctccggcggcggcactCCGCAGATGGTGGATACCGACACCTTCCTCCGCGCCATCGGCGCACTGCCTCCGCTTGCACCGCCACCGGCAGCTCCGCTcgcaccggcgccgccaccggacTCCCCCCGTACCCCTCACACCTACGGCAGCTTCCTCCCAATCTACGGTGATCTTCCACCGCTCTCCGTCACCGTCGTCCAGGAGACCTTGCCGCTGCCAGAAGGCGGCGATCACCCGGTGCCACCCAAGAAGACGATCGATGTCGCACCACTGCTGCCAGAGCACGCTGATCAGCCGGTGGTCACCAACAACTCAGCGACGACACGACCGCAGCTGTGCGCGCCCTACGACGACGACATCGAGGCCACCCTCCGTGCCATGGAGACGAACCCCGCGGAGAGGCCCTCCCCGTACTTCTTGGAGACGACACAAGGTGGGCGGATGACCGCACTGGTGCGCGCCTCGATGATCGCCTTCATGGACGAGTTCAGCCGGTTCTACGAGCTCGCCGATGGCACGCTCCAGCGCGCCGCCTACTTCCTGGACCGCTACCTGTCGGTGACACCCGAGTCGGACGACGTGCTGCAGCTCCGCCTCGTCGGGGCCACGGCCGTGTTCCTCGCCGCCAAGTACGAGGACCAGTACACCCTGAGGAAGATCGACGCCAGCATGGTCGCCGCCCGGTGCGGCTACACTAGCGAGACCAGGCACAAGATGGTGTCGTGCATGGAGACCGAGATCCTCGCCGCGCTCGACTACAACCTAAGCGGCCCGACGGCGTCCACGTTCGTGCAGCACTTCACGAGGTACTACGGCGACGGAAAAGAAGAGGAGCTGTTGAAGGAGGCGGCGCATCGGTTCACCGACGGGTCGCTGCTGACGTACGGGTTCCACCGCTACCTGCCGTccgtggtggcggcgtcggcgatctTCCTGGCGAGGCTGCACGTGCTGGGGCATGAGCCGTGGAGCAGGGATCTCGCCGAGCTCACCGGGTACGAGGCCATCGACTTGATGGGCTGCGTCTGCGACATGTACAGTCAAATCGCATGTCCTCGCTTTGCTCCCTTTCAAGAGTACTTCTTCCAGGATCCATAG